In a single window of the Mugil cephalus isolate CIBA_MC_2020 chromosome 6, CIBA_Mcephalus_1.1, whole genome shotgun sequence genome:
- the rgs4 gene encoding regulator of G-protein signaling 4: protein MCKGLATLPATCLKSAKDIKHKISFLLQKPEPQSVDQKQVKEKASTAASAAAAAAAAAKRVPNAAEVEKWKESFSHVMSSNTGRTVFTSFLKSEFSEENMDFWTACEDYRKTAPSKLATRAKQIYQQYVEADAPKEVNLDAVTRDETRQNMENACPSCFDEAQKMIYTLMEKDSYRRFLKSKVVQDLCQSQTRTTHDKKEKKSCDENRQALARGA from the exons ATGTGTAAAGGACTCGCAACACTCCCCGCAACATGCTTGAAAAG CGCCAAAGACATCAAGCACAAGATAAGCTTCTTACTCCAGAAGCCCGAACCCCAGTCGGTGGATCAGAAGCAGGTGAAGGAGAAGGCTTCCACCGCCgcctccgctgctgctgctgctgctgctgctgcaaagag GGTGCCTAATGCGGCCGAGGTGGAGAAGTGGAAGGAGTCCTTCAGTCACGTGATGAGCAGCAACA CTGGTCGCACGGTCTTCACCAGTTTCCTCAAGTCAGAGTTCAGCGAGGAAAACATGGACTTCTGGACGGCTTGCGAGGACTACAGGAAGACTGCTCCTTCCAAGCTAGCGACCAGAGCCAAGCAGATCTACCAGCAATATGTGGAGGCAGATGCTCCTAAGGAG GTGAACTTGGACGCGGTGACCCGAGACGAGACGCGGCAGAACATGGAGAACGCCTGCCCGTCCTGTTTCGACGAGGCCCAGAAGATGATCTACACCTTGATGGAGAAAGACTCCTACAGGCGCTTCCTCAAGTCCAAAGTGGTCCAGGACCTGTGTCAAAGCCAGACCAGGACCACCCACgacaagaaggagaagaagagctgcGACGAGAACAGGCAGGCGTTAGCCAGAGGGGCCTAA